A portion of the Bacillota bacterium genome contains these proteins:
- a CDS encoding radical SAM protein gives MFKYAKKFVGEAVITEVTNYLAKNPEKNIETLINLVSKMAIRENHKKQIASVSKYLSDKDSHWHKLFVTTLKETHPKVRERFAVNFIINSVLSGIPKQYELAEKLGYAVPWAILMDPTDRCNLRCKGCWAGEYLMKNDLPLELMDRIVSEGEELNIFFYLFSGGEPLIRKNDILKLAQKHPDSIFHIFTNGTLIDEKFAEECLDAANITFAISIDGFEKATDMRRGKGIFAKVMKAADILRKQGLIFGFSTTYHRYNVDEITSDEYIDMLIDKGFRFGWLFTYVPVGSEADVEFMATPQQRAHAWKRIQEIRATKPILVADFWNDGEFSGGCVAGGRRYFHINAAGDVEPCAFVHYSCANIRSMSLKEALGNPLFRAYQKRQPFNENHLRPCPLIDNPHELVACVRESQAQCTQTVPTDPERLASSLANYAAEWGKIADKMSKRI, from the coding sequence GTGTTTAAGTACGCTAAAAAGTTTGTAGGAGAAGCTGTAATAACTGAAGTAACGAATTACTTAGCCAAAAACCCAGAAAAAAACATTGAAACATTGATAAATCTAGTCAGCAAGATGGCTATCCGCGAAAATCACAAAAAGCAAATTGCCTCAGTCAGTAAATATCTTTCCGACAAGGATTCTCACTGGCACAAGTTGTTTGTCACCACTTTGAAAGAAACCCATCCGAAAGTCCGTGAACGTTTCGCTGTCAATTTTATTATCAACTCCGTGTTGAGCGGGATTCCTAAACAGTATGAACTGGCCGAAAAGCTCGGTTATGCTGTCCCTTGGGCTATCCTTATGGATCCTACTGACCGCTGTAACCTCCGCTGCAAGGGATGTTGGGCAGGAGAATATTTAATGAAAAATGACCTCCCCTTGGAACTTATGGACCGAATAGTCAGTGAAGGCGAGGAGCTTAACATATTTTTCTACCTCTTCTCCGGTGGAGAACCACTCATCAGAAAAAATGATATTTTAAAGCTGGCCCAAAAACATCCTGATAGCATCTTTCATATCTTTACCAACGGAACACTGATTGATGAGAAGTTTGCCGAAGAATGCCTGGATGCAGCCAACATCACCTTTGCCATAAGCATTGATGGCTTTGAAAAAGCTACGGACATGCGTCGGGGCAAAGGCATTTTTGCTAAAGTAATGAAGGCTGCAGATATTCTGCGGAAACAGGGGCTCATCTTTGGTTTTTCAACTACTTATCACCGCTACAATGTGGATGAAATTACCTCTGATGAATACATTGATATGCTCATTGACAAGGGTTTCCGCTTTGGCTGGCTTTTTACCTATGTTCCCGTAGGTTCTGAAGCTGATGTGGAGTTTATGGCTACTCCCCAGCAAAGAGCGCATGCTTGGAAGCGTATCCAAGAGATTAGAGCCACCAAGCCTATCCTTGTTGCTGATTTCTGGAACGATGGCGAATTTAGTGGAGGATGCGTTGCCGGTGGCCGTCGCTACTTCCACATCAATGCAGCAGGCGATGTAGAACCGTGTGCTTTTGTCCATTATTCTTGCGCTAATATTAGGAGCATGAGCTTAAAAGAAGCGCTTGGCAATCCGCTTTTTCGAGCTTACCAAAAGCGTCAACCATTTAATGAAAATCATCTGCGTCCCTGTCCGCTTATAGATAACCCGCACGAACTGGTGGCTTGTGTTAGAGAAAGCCAAGCTCAGTGCACCCAGACAGTCCCAACCGATCCTGAAAGGCTCGCCAGCAGCTTGGCAAACTACGCCGCAGAATGGGGCAAAATTGCAGATAAAATGTCAAAGCGGATTTAA